In Pectinophora gossypiella chromosome 1, ilPecGoss1.1, whole genome shotgun sequence, one genomic interval encodes:
- the LOC126367695 gene encoding tubulin polyglutamylase complex subunit 2 — MSFCVDLVSEDSFYENITLGVTKLLESDPRICNVNVERRYPCDRVAITTWEQRHSAVLPEDLRNFYASSDGFQLSWSYKFTADEILSVGSIHVNSLNELYLSPALKDLLDFSLTRQNGGPRPVLNTKSKVFELDSCRTIGKVCLVYTGGAWSVWLVTREGTWGWLADSFTQYFRMSLVHLGLPGWQASFANLPLIPWAEQLFLLLAPHLLEKVEPEVNVLSMGSDAGFNHIDPNIFKTSVRHHKNSNRQSNQ; from the exons ATGAGTTTTTGTGTTGATTTAGTTTCAGAAGAttctttttatgaaaatattacttTGGGTGTGACCAAACTCTTGG AATCTGATCCGCGAATTTGCAACGTAAATGTTGAAAGAAGATATCCATGTGATAGAGTTGCTATTACGACTTGGGAACAAAGACATTCTGCGGTCTTACCTGAAGATCTCAGGAATTTTTATGCGTCAAGCGATGGATTCCAGCTCTCTTGGTCCTATAA ATTTACAGCCGATGAAATATTGTCAGTGGGGTCCATTCATGTGAATTCGCTGAATGAGTTGTATCTGTCGCCGGCTTTGAAGGATCTTCTAGATTTCTCTCTAACAAGGCAAAATGGAGGCCCTCGCCCCGTACTAAACACGAAGAGTAAAGTTTTCGAGTTGGATAGTTGTAGAACAATAGGAAAG GTGTGCCTAGTTTACACGGGCGGTGCGTGGTCAGTTTGGCTGGTGACGCGTGAGGGTACATGGGGGTGGCTAGCAGACTCCTTCACGCAGTATTTCCGTATGTCGTTGGTGCACCTCGGTCTGCCCGGGTGGCAAGCCTCCTTCGCCAACCTGCCGCTCATACCTTGGGCAGAG CAATTGTTTCTGTTACTGGCGCCACATTTATTGGAGAAAGTGGAACCGGAAGTGAACGTATTATCTATGGGCTCCGACGCAGGCTTCAACCATATTGATCCCAACATCTTCAAGACTTCAGTGCGACACCACAAGAATTCCAATCGTCAGAGTAATCAGTGA
- the LOC126380452 gene encoding tRNA-dihydrouridine(47) synthase [NAD(P)(+)]-like, with amino-acid sequence MANASAGVCPIKEEFVIKRPDKNVCDDSNNLLGKRKLNDSTEAENDSGETKKVKNEDGNSQVFKPKNKNRGQNKARPKTYQDEKQNKPCPSIIDVTSVDQLQSCTYNNCKYIHNPLDYLKSKPKDIGETCHVFSLRGKCARGIACRFGSSHITEEGYNVINEEKVKEWKEDTKNTLQASLQIQLQKKKYNLSFAEKLVKAMDTRNKKGKSDSKVSEPDDEVSKNDAVSESVDTDTNGSNESTAAKKVSPIGAITDEDIIKLLPRERKTIDWRDKLYLSPLTTVGNLPFRRICKGFGVDITCGEMALCESLLKGLKQEWALVKRHECEDIFGAQICGNNVYTITKVSQLLQENTELDFIDLNLGCPIDLIYKQGGGSGMMHRLSSLEASVRCASTLLSVPFTVKMRTGVYQNKKIAHTIMPKVAEWGASLITLHGRSKEGRYTKSADWEYIETCAKAAAPCPVFGNGDIMSYEDYVQRRETAPTVQGVMIGRGALIKPWIFTEIKEQRLWDIRSNERFDILKKYTNYGLEHWGSDTQGVENTRRFLLEWLSFLYRYVPVGLLERPPQKINERPPSYFGRDDLETLMASGNCADWVKISEMLLGPVPDGFKFLPKHKANSY; translated from the coding sequence ATGGCCAATGCTAGTGCCGGTGTGTGTCCTATTAAGGAAGAATTCGTTATAAAGAGACCAGATAAGAATGTTTGTGATGATAGCAATAATTTACTTGGAAAACGTAAGCTTAATGATAGCACTGAAGCTGAAAATGATAGTGGTGAAACTAAAAAAGTCAAAAATGAAGATGGCAATTCGCAAGTGTTCAAacctaaaaacaaaaacagagGGCAGAACAAGGCTAGACCCAAAACATATCAGGATGAGAAACAAAACAAACCTTGCCCTAGCATTATAGACGTGACGTCAGTGGACCAATTGCAGTCATGTACATACAATAATTGCAAATATATCCATAATCCATTAGACTACTTAAAATCCAAACCAAAGGATATTGGGGAAACCTGTCATGTATTTAGCCTTCGTGGTAAATGCGCCAGAGGCATTGCTTGCAGATTTGGCTCTAGTCATATTACAGAAGAAGGCTACAATGTTATCAATGAAGAAAAAGTCAAAGAATGGAAAGAAGATACCAAAAACACACTCCAAGCATCACTTCAAATTCAGCTgcaaaagaagaaatataatttaagttTTGCTGAAAAACTAGTAAAAGCCATGGACACTAGaaacaaaaaaggaaaaagtgACAGTAAAGTGTCTGAGCCTGATGATGAGGTTTCAAAAAATGATGCTGTTTCTGAATCTGTTGACACAGATACAAATGGATCTAATGAAAGTACAGCTGCTAAAAAGGTTTCACCTATAGGAGCAATAACAGATGAagatataattaaattactacCAAGAGAAAGAAAAACAATTGACTGGAGAGATAAACTATACCTTAGCCCCCTGACTACAGTGGGCAATTTACCATTCAGAAGAATTTGCAAAGGATTTGGTGTAGACATCACTTGTGGGGAAATGGCATTATGTGAATCATTACTGAAAGGCCTAAAACAGGAATGGGCTTTAGTAAAAAGACATGAATGTGAAGACATATTTGGTGCTCAAATATGTGGTAATAATGTGTATACTATTACTAAAGTTTCACAATTATTACAAGAGAATACTGAGCTAGATTTCATAGATTTAAATTTAGGTTGTCCTATTGACTTGATATACAAACAAGGAGGTGGCAGTGGGATGATGCACAGATTGTCCTCACTAGAAGCCTCAGTTAGATGTGCTTCAACATTGCTCAGTGTACCATTCACAGTAAAAATGAGAACAGGAGTGTATCAGAATAAGAAGATAGCACATACAATCATGCCTAAAGTAGCAGAGTGGGGTGCCTCATTGATTACATTGCATGGCAGGTCCAAGGAAGGTAGATACACAAAATCAGCTGACTGGGAATACATTGAAACATGTGCAAAAGCTGCTGCACCTTGCCCTGTATTCGGAAATGGAGATATTATGAGTTACGAAGACTATGTACAAAGAAGAGAAACTGCCCCCACAGTACAAGGCGTCATGATTGGTCGTGGGGCTCTTATTAAACCATGGATCTTCACTGAAATAAAAGAACAGAGATTATGGGATATTAGAAGTAATGAGagatttgacattttaaaaaaatataccaattaTGGTCTAGAGCATTGGGGATCTGACACCCAAGGAGTGGAGAACACACGCAGATTTTTGCTAGAATGGCTATCATTCTTGTACCGATATGTTCCAGTTGGATTATTGGAAAGACCACCACAGAAAATAAATGAAAGGCCACCATCATACTTTGGGAGAGACGATTTGGAAACTTTGATGGCTTCAGGAAACTGTGCAGATTGGGTAAAAATTAGCGAAATGCTGCTTGGGCCAGTACCCGATGGATTTAAGTTTCTTCCAAAGCATAAAGCTAATTCTTATTGA